In Gambusia affinis linkage group LG08, SWU_Gaff_1.0, whole genome shotgun sequence, a single window of DNA contains:
- the LOC122835743 gene encoding transcriptional enhancer factor TEF-3-like codes for MYGRNELIARYIKLRTGKTRTRKQVSSHIQVLARRKAREIQVKLKVRYDQAAKDKALQSMATMSSAQIISPTAFQNKMALQGLSRPAYPTAGGFWHGTIPAQTGGHEDIKPFSQQSYAMQASGPTPITGYESTAGLSMSPGAPPWQGRSIASSKLRMLEFSAFLEQPQDSETFNKHLFVHIGQSNPSYSDAYLESVDIRQIYDKFPEKKGGLKELFDKGPHNAFFLVKFWADLSVNLQDDNSFFYGVSSQYESSESMNITSSTKVCSFGKQVVEKVETEYARFENGRYVFRIHRSPLCEYMINFIHKLKHLPEKYMMNSVLENFTILQVVTNTDTVETLLCIAYVFEVSTSEHGAQHHIYRLVKD; via the exons ATGTACG GGCGGAACGAGTTGATAGCGAGGTACATCAAACTTCGCACGGGGAAGACACGGACCAGGAAGCAG GTATCCAGTCACATCCAGGTTCTTGCCCGACGGAAGGCCAGAGAGATCCAGGTGAAGCTCAAGGTACGCTAC GACCAGGCTGCCAAAGACAAAGCCCTCCAGAGCATGGCCACCATGTCCTCTGCTCAGATCATCTCACCCACAGCCTTCCAGAACAAAATGGCTCTTCAGGGTCTCTCGAGACCAGCTTATCCTACTGCTGGTGGA TTCTGGCATGGGACAATTCCAGCTCAGACAGGAGGCCATGAGGA CATTAAGCCCTTCTCCCAGCAGAGTTATGCCATGCAGGCGTCAGGCCCGACCCCGATAACAG GTTATGAAAGCACAGCAGGACTGTCCATGTCTCCCGGCGCCCCCCCTTGGCAAGGCAGAAGTATTGCCAGCTCCAAGCTCCGGATGCTGGAGTTTTCCGCCTTCCTGGAGCAACCTCAGGACTCGGAGACT TTCAACAAGCACTTGTTTGTGCACATCGGACAGTCCAACCCGAGCTACAGCGACGCCTATCTGGAGTCCGTGGACATCCGGCAGATCTACGACAAGTTCCCCGAGAAGAAAGGAGGCCTGAAAGAGCTGTTTGACAAAGGGCCACACAACGCTTTCTTTCTCGTCAAATTCTGG GCGGACCTGAGTGTAAACCTGCAGGACGACAACAGCTTCTTCTACGGCGTGTCCAGCCAGTATGAAAGCTCTGAGAGCATGAACATCACCTCGTCCACCAAGGTCTGCTCTTTTGGGAAGCAGGTGGTGGAGAAAGTGGAG ACGGAGTACGCTCGCTTTGAGAATGGACGATACGTGTTTCGGATCCACCGATCCCCGCTGTGTGAATACATGATCAATTTCATCCACAAGCTCAAACACCTGCCTGAGAAATACATGATGAACAGCGTACTGGAAAACTTCACTATCCTACAG gtGGTGACAAACACGGATACTGTTGAGACCCTGCTGTGCATAGCTTACGTCTTTGAAGTGTCCACCAGCGAGCATGGCGCGCAGCATCATATTTACAGGCTAGTCAAAGACTGA
- the LOC122835660 gene encoding MANSC domain-containing protein 4-like yields the protein MNATWGLLTVLSLVCHTESLCSPTSYYKNCWIRRFPGIFIDIEESQRRGAQLLRSYPEETALKCSRSCCLTRNFSCNLAIFHFDTIRENVNCVHLHCPTLESCILSHRENVVLYNITKGVDPDLLVFGKHFTSNVRVLPHHYSRVNASDPLPSDKRNFIHPPPHPVRPPTAAPSVKPSIPPTDADTATAQQGTHQLATDSTTKSAFAEQTSPSSDSRVQTTVPTTAATSAESSITTSNSITSPTSVDLETPPGLSTTTAKPFTSIPATTVHKVTSSASATTILPGETEHSSTDVTAGGNCTAGGDEGQEVGEDDTVEELGSGWHVAAHTLLVAVAICVTLLLSCCCSVLLVVSWRGQRKRMGRYRTSWRGKQASMRLIKYVLVKENS from the exons ATGAATGCCACATGGGGTCTCCTGACGGTTTTGAGTCTGGTGTGCCACACTGAGTCGTTGTGCTCACCGACCTCCTACTACAAGAACTGCTGGATCCGTCGGTTCCCGGGGATCTTCATCGACATCGAAGAGTCTCAGAGAAGAGGAGCACAGCTGCTGAGGTCCTACCCGGAGGAGACGGCGCTGAAATGCAGCCgcagctgctgcctcaccagaAACT TTTCTTGTAATCTGGCCATATTTCACTTTGATACAATACGAGAGAATGTGAACTGCGTCCACCTGCACTGTCCAACTCTCGAGAGTTGCATTCTGAGTCACAGGGAGAACGTTGTCCTCTACAACATCACAAAGG GTGTGGATCCTGATCTGTTAGTGTTTGGGAAACACTTTACCTCCAACGTCCGCGTGCTGCCCCACCACTACAGCAGAGTGAACGCCTCAGATCCGCTGCCCTCAGACAAGCGAAACTTCATCCATCCGCCTCCTCATCCCGTGCGGCCTCCCACCGCCGCGCCCTCTGTGAAGCCATCCATTCCACCGACTGACGCGGACACCGCCACAGCGCAGCAGGGCACCCACCAACTCGCAACCGATTCCACGACTAAATCAGCCTTCGCCGAACAGACCTCCCCATCCTCCGACAGTCGTGTCCAAACAACAGTCCCGACCACCGCTGCAACATCTGCTGAGTCCAGCATCACCACATCAAACTCCATCACATCTCCAACCTCCGTTGACCTGGAGACGCCTCCGGGCTTATCTACAACAACCGCAAAACCCTTCACATCCATCCCAGCCACCACCGTTCATAAGGTGACCAGCAGCGCTTCAGCGACCACAATTCTCCCGGGTGAGACAGAGcacagcagcacagacgtcACGGCTGGGGGCAACTGCACCGCAGGCGGTGATGAAGGTCAGGAAGTCGGTGAGGATGACACTGTGGAAGAGCTGGGGTCTGGGTGGCATGTGGCTGCCCACACTCTACTGGTTGCTGTGGCCATTTGCGTCACACtgctgctgagctgctgctgctctgtgctgCTGGTGGTGAGCTGGAGGGgccagaggaagaggatgggCCGCTATCGCACATCGTGGAGAGGGAAGCAAGCTTCCATGCGTCTGATTAAGTATGTGCTGGTGAAAGAGAACTCCTGA